GCGCCTGGAAGACCTGAGCGGCCTTACCGTCGGCACTTCGCCCGGTTACAGCTATGGTGGCGCGTTTATCGACTCACCGCTGTTCACCCGCGAGCCGGCCCCCACTCACGAGGCCAACTTCGGCAAGCTCCAGCGCGGACGTATCGACCTGTTGATCACCGACCGCCGTGTGGGCCGCTATATGATCAAGACATTGGGCCTGGAACAGCAGATCAGCGAACTGCCTCTGGTGATCAGCCGCCACAGCCAGTACCTGGCGGTGCGCCGCAATGTCGGCATGGACCTGCTGGCCCAGCGCTTTGCCGCCGAGCTGCGGCGCTTCAAGCGCGAGCCGGCCTATGCCGCGCTGCATGCACGCTACGCCGGCACTGCGGAAAACTTTCCAACCGCCGTTGAGCAGCAGGAAAGCAGCATGCGCTGAATGCTCTGTTATACTCGGGCCTTCCCGCCAGGCTTACGCCCGGACGCTCGGCCTTGCAAAAGGCATCCCGACCGGCAGGACAGCGCGGCCCAGAGCCCGCCCGCCGCCCCGGATGCGCATTGAAGACCCTGCTGGACCGGACGCGATAGCATCAGCTGATGCCCGTCGCGCCAGGCAAGATTATCCCATCGGGCTCAGCCCCCATTAAAACAGGATTACTCATGTCCTTTGCTTCCCTCGGTCTCTCCGAGGCTCTAGTTCGCGCCATCGAGGCTGCGGGCTACACCCAGCCCACTCCGGTGCAACAGCGGGCCATTCCCGCCGTGTTGCAAGGCCGCGACCTGATGGTTGCCGCCCAGACAGGTACTGGTAAAACCGGCGGTTTCGCCCTGCCGATCCTTGAACGCCTGTTCCCCGGTGGTCACCCGGACAAATCCCAGCGCCATGGCCCACGCCAGCCGCGGGTACTGGTGCTGACCCCGACGCGCGAACTGGCCGCCCAGGTTCACGACAGCTTCAAGGTTTACGCCCGCGACCTCAAATTCGTCAGCGCCTGCATCTTTGGTGGCGTCGGCATGAACCCACAGGTTCAGGCCATGGCCAAGGGTGTCGACGTGCTGGTGGCCTGCCCCGGCCGTCTGCTGGATCTCGCCGGCCAGGGCAGCGTTGACCTGTCCCACGTCGAGACCCTGGTGCTCGACGAAGCCGACCGCATGCTCGACATGGGCTTCATCCATGATGTGAAGAAGGTCCTTGCCCGCCTGCCGGCCAAGCGTCAGAACCTGCTGTTCTCGGCGACCTTCTCCAAAGACATTACTGACCTTGCCGACAAGCTGCTGCACAACCCCGAGCGCATCGAGGTCACGCCGCCGAACACCACGGTCGAGCGTATCGAGCAGCGCGTCTACCGCCTGCCGGCCAGCCACAAGCGCGCCTTGCTGGCACACCTGATCACCACCGGTGCGTGGGAACAGGTGCTGGTGTTCACCCGTACCAAGCATGGCGCCAACCGCCTGGCCGAGTACCTGGAAAAACACGGCCTGACCGCCGCCGCGATCCACGGCAACAAGAGCCAGAACGCGCGCACCAAGGCCCTGGCCGACTTCAAGGCCGGCAGCGTGCGCATCATGGTTGCCACCGATATCGCCGCCCGTGGCCTGGACATCGACCAGTTGCCGCACGTGGTCAACTTCGAACTGCCCAACGTTGAAGAAGACTACGTTCACCGTATCGGCCGTACCGGTCGTGCCGGTCGTTCGGGCGAGGCCATCTCGCTGGTCGCTCCGGATGAAGAAAAACTGCTCAAGAGCATCGAGCGCGTTACCCGCCAGAAGATCCCGGATGGCGACCTGATGGGCTTTGATGCCTCCAAGGTCGAAGCCGAGAAACCCGAGACCCGTGAGCGTCCGCAAAACAATCCGCGTGGTGGCCGTGGCCAGCGCGCCGATGGCAGCAATGCCGGTAGCGGCGGTCGCAAGGACAAGGGTAAGGACCAGGGCAAAGACAAAGGCCGCGACAAGGACAAGGAAAAAACCGCGGAGAAATCCGCCGGTGGTCGCCAGGAGCGCAAGCCCCGCGACAACAAACCGCGGCAGGCCCAGTCGGGCCAGCCAGGTGTTCCGCAAGTTCCGGCCAATCGTGATCCGGAAGAGTTCCTGGATGACGAAGTCGACAACTTCGGCAACCGCGCCGACTACGTCAGCCCTTACCAGAACAAGGGCAACCAGGGCCGTAACCGTCGTCCGGGCGCACCTGCCCAGACCGGCACCGGCGCCAGCACCGGTGGCCAGCCACGTGGCGGCCAGCCGCGCAGCAACAACGGTCCGCGCAGCGGTGGTGGTGCTTCGGCCAATGGCGAGAAGCGCGGCGGCGGTGCCCGTAATGGTGGCGGCAGCCGCGACGGTGGCGGTCGCAATCGCCGCCCGGCGCGCGACGATCAAGCGAGCAAAGAGCCGGCCGTGCGCAATCCGCGTGAGGGCCAGCCGCAGCCGAAGATCGTCCACAAGGAGTCGAAGGTCGACCGCTTCCCGACTGCCGAACAGCTCGAGCAGCTGCCAAGCCGTCCACGTGGCGAGAAGCCTGCGCTGCTGACGCGTAACCGCTGATTCAGCGACCGCGCCAACAAAAACGCCGCCCCTAGGGGCGGCGTTTTCGTTTATGCAGCAAGCATTACTTCTGCTTGATACCTTCGATCGAGATGTCCAGATCCAGGGTCTGCGAAGACGGGCCTGGGCCTTTGATGCCGAAGTCGTTCAGGTTCAGCGTGGTCTTGGCGTTGAAACCGGCGCGCTCGCCGCCCCATGGATCCTTGCCTTCACCGTTGAAGGTGGCCTTGAAGATGACTGGCTTG
This portion of the Pseudomonas sp. SORT22 genome encodes:
- a CDS encoding transporter substrate-binding domain-containing protein; protein product: MPDFTRLLTALILTCLSAFAHGEKLRIVTEPWAPYVYLEDGQAKGIDYEVTAEVFKRLGVEVEWQFLPWKRCLAMIEQGLADGVLDIFQTEQRDSQLFYPSEPLSDVEFTLFYANARPHKVKRLEDLSGLTVGTSPGYSYGGAFIDSPLFTREPAPTHEANFGKLQRGRIDLLITDRRVGRYMIKTLGLEQQISELPLVISRHSQYLAVRRNVGMDLLAQRFAAELRRFKREPAYAALHARYAGTAENFPTAVEQQESSMR
- a CDS encoding DEAD/DEAH box helicase, giving the protein MSFASLGLSEALVRAIEAAGYTQPTPVQQRAIPAVLQGRDLMVAAQTGTGKTGGFALPILERLFPGGHPDKSQRHGPRQPRVLVLTPTRELAAQVHDSFKVYARDLKFVSACIFGGVGMNPQVQAMAKGVDVLVACPGRLLDLAGQGSVDLSHVETLVLDEADRMLDMGFIHDVKKVLARLPAKRQNLLFSATFSKDITDLADKLLHNPERIEVTPPNTTVERIEQRVYRLPASHKRALLAHLITTGAWEQVLVFTRTKHGANRLAEYLEKHGLTAAAIHGNKSQNARTKALADFKAGSVRIMVATDIAARGLDIDQLPHVVNFELPNVEEDYVHRIGRTGRAGRSGEAISLVAPDEEKLLKSIERVTRQKIPDGDLMGFDASKVEAEKPETRERPQNNPRGGRGQRADGSNAGSGGRKDKGKDQGKDKGRDKDKEKTAEKSAGGRQERKPRDNKPRQAQSGQPGVPQVPANRDPEEFLDDEVDNFGNRADYVSPYQNKGNQGRNRRPGAPAQTGTGASTGGQPRGGQPRSNNGPRSGGGASANGEKRGGGARNGGGSRDGGGRNRRPARDDQASKEPAVRNPREGQPQPKIVHKESKVDRFPTAEQLEQLPSRPRGEKPALLTRNR